A region of the Mesorhizobium shangrilense genome:
GCCCTCGGCTCATATCGATGTTAACAACGCCGGACATGACGGGGACCCGAACGAGACGGCCGTGTTCCTGGTCCTGCTGCTGGTGGCGTTCCCGCAGCTGACCGCGACCTTCAGATGATGGCGATGCTCGACATAGACGCCGGCACGCACGCGCTATCGGCGCGGCTGCGGGCTGGCGAGGTCCTCGAGCGGCAGGGCGGTCTTGTACTTGACCTGCTTGAGGGCAAAGCTCGAGCGTATGTTGGCGACGCCGCGGGTCTTGGACAGGCGGTCGACGATGAAGTGCTGGAGCGCGACGGTGTCGCGCACCACCACGCGCAGCAGGTAGTCGGAATCGCCGGTCATCAGATAGCACTCCATGACCTCGGGAAGCCGCGCCATCGCCGCCTCGAAAACCTCGAGCAGCGTCTCGGTCTGCTTTTCCAGCGTCACCTGGATGAAGACGCTGACATTGGCGCCCAGCATCACCGGATCGAGCAGGGCAACGCGGCGCGTGATGACGCCCGCCTCTTCGAGGGTGCGTACGCGGGCAAGGCAAGGCGAAGCCGACAGGCCGACGCGCGCAGCAAGCTCGACATTGGTCAGGCTGGCGTCTTCCTGGATCTCCGCCAGGATGCGCATGTCTATCGCGTCAAGATTTATCTGCGGCATATCCTGCTTCAATTCAACTCTATCGCGGCTATATCTGCTGCATTCTCCCAAATTTGCAACATCTTCGGCAGGAAATGCCGGAGCCTTGCCGCTATTGTCGCGCGCAAGTGGAAACCTAAGGAACTGGAGCGCCATCATGCTCACTAAGACCGCGTCCGCCCCTTTCGGTGAGATCAGCACCGGACATGACGACGACCCGCAGGAGACGGCCGACTGGCTGGCGTCGCTGGAGTCGGTGTTTTTCAATTCGGGCGGTACGCGGGCCGAATTCATTCTCGGCGAGCTCGATCGCAAGGCCAAGGAGCTCGGCATCGTTCATGAGGCACTGCCGTTTTCGCCCTACCGCAACAGCATTTCGCTGGAGAAGCAGCCGCCGTTCCCCGGCGACCTCGCCATGGAGGAGCGCATCACCGCGATCATCCGCTGGAACGCGCTGGCGATGGTCGTGAAGGCCAACAAGGCCTATGGCGAGCTCGGCGGCCACATCGGCAGCTATGCCTCGGCGGCGGAGATCTTCGAGGTCGGCTTCAACCACTTCTTCCGTGCCGACACCGGCGAGGGCGACGGCGACGTGGTCTTTTTCCAGCCGCATTCGGCACCCGGCGTCTATGCCCGTGCCTATCTCGAAGGACGACTTTCGGAAGAGCATCTCCAGCACTATCGCCAGGAGATCGGCGGTACCGGCCTGTGCTCCTATCCGCATCCCTGGCTGATGCCCGACTTCTGGCAGGTGCCGACGGGGTCGATGGGCATCGGCCCGATCACTGCTGTCTACCAGGCCCGCTTCATGCGCTACCTGAACGACCGGGGCCTCGCCAACACCGAAGGCCGTCATGTCTGGGGAGTGTTCGGCGACGGCG
Encoded here:
- a CDS encoding Lrp/AsnC family transcriptional regulator; translation: MPQINLDAIDMRILAEIQEDASLTNVELAARVGLSASPCLARVRTLEEAGVITRRVALLDPVMLGANVSVFIQVTLEKQTETLLEVFEAAMARLPEVMECYLMTGDSDYLLRVVVRDTVALQHFIVDRLSKTRGVANIRSSFALKQVKYKTALPLEDLASPQPRR